The region CGATGCGACCGGTGACGGCCTCGATGCCGTACCGGCGGCGGATCTCGGGGACGTCGGCGCGCGGCCTGCGTTCGCTGATCTCGCGCGCGATCTCGGCGCGCATGCGCTCGGGGTCCCCGGGCACCTGGCGGGCGCGGTCGGTGTCGATGCCGTCCATGGCCGGGCAGGTGGTGTAGAGCGCGGGCATGCCGTTGGCCAGCGCCTCCAGCACCGACAGCCCGAAGGTCTCCTGCGCGGAGGAGGCCACGAACAGGTCCAGCGACGACAGCATCGCGGCGACGTCGTGCCGCTCGCCCGCGAAGACGACGTGGTCGGAGATGCCGTGCGCGCGCACCAGCTTCTCCAGCCGCTCGCGGTCGGCGCCGTCGCCGACGAGCAGCAGCTTGGTGCGCTGGTCCACCAGCGGTGCCATCGCGTCGATGACGAGGTTGAACCTCTTGTTCGGATCGAGCCTGCCCAGCACCCCGACCACGAAGGCGTCCGGCGGGATGCCGTGCTCGGCCCGCACCCGCCCTCTGGCCTCCGCGTCGAAGCGGACCCGGCCGAAGTCCACGCCGTTGGGGATCACGGTGATCTTGCGCGGCCGCACTCCCCAGTTCACCAACCGCGTCGCGACGGTGTCCGACACCGCGATCGTCGCGTCCGAGCACAGGTCGGTGCCCAGGTACAACGCCCGCACGCCCAGCGTCATGCGGCGCCGTTCGAGGTGGGTCTCGCCGATGGAGTGCTCGGTGGTCACCACGACCTTCGTGCCGGCCAACCGCGCCGCCAGGCGCCCGTACACGCAAGCCCGGTAGAGGTGGGTGTGCACCACGTCGTAGCGCTCGTCGCGGATCAGCTCGCGCAGCCTGAGCACCGCGCTGAGCTGGGTGTTGCTGGTCATCCCGAGGTCGCGGACCCGCACGCCGTCGGAGCGGATCATGGAGGCGACGTCTCCCGGGTTGTACAGCGCGACCACGTCGGAGTCGTGCCTGGTGTGCTGGAGTACCGACCGGAGCTGGAGCTCGGCGCCGCCGACCCCGAGCCCTGTGATCACGTGCAGAACCTTCACCGTCGTCCTCCCATGGCTCGTGCGACGATCGCGACCGTGCGGGCCACGACCACCAGGTCCATCCACAGCGACCAGTACTCGATGTACTGGTTGTCGAAGCGCGCGCGGTCCGGGATCGAGGTGTCCCCGTGCAGGCCGTGGACCTGCGCCCATCCCGTCATGCCGCCCGGCATCCGGTGCCGGTCGGCGTAGTGCGGTATCTCCCCTGCGAAACGCTTGGCGTAGTAGGGCCGCTCGGGTCTGGGACCCACCAGCGACATCTCCCCGCGCAGCACGTTGACCAGCTGCGGCAGCTCGTCGAGATGCGTCCCCCGCAGCCACCGCCCGAGCGCGGTGCACTGGTCGGCCGCGACCGCCCACTTCTCGCCGGTGTCGACCAGCGTCCGCAGCTTGACCACCCGCACCAGCCGCCCGGTCCGGCTGACCCGCCACTGGCAGAAGAAGGTCGTGGCCTTGCCGCAGCCGCGCACGATCCCGGCCAGCACCAGCAGCACCGGTGCGAGCAGCACCAGCAGCACGGTGCCCACGACCAGGTCGAAGGCGCGTTTGGCCACTGCCGACAACAGGTTCGGCCTGCGCAGCGGCACCAGCACGACTCCCCAGATCTCGTCGAGGCACGCCCTCGGCACCGCCAGCCCCAGCTCGCCGGGCCTGGGCACCAGGCAGAAGTCCACGCCCACCGACCGGCACGCGCGCACCGCGGCCACCAGTGCCCCGTCGTCGCCTTCCGGAGCGCAGACCAGCACGCGCGCGATGCGGTACCGCGCGATCACCCCGGCCAGGTCCGCGACGCCGCCGAGAGCGGGAAGCCCCCTCACCGCCCCGAAACCACCGCCCGCGACCCAGCCCGCCGAGCGCAACCCGCATTCCGGGTGCTCGGCGAGGAGCCCGGCGATCCGGGCGGCCTCGTCCCCGCTCCCGACGACCAGCGCCGGTTCGACCAGCCTGCCGCGGCGGTGGGCCGCCCTCAGCAGCCCGTACGCCGCGCCACGCGCGGTGACCAGCGCGCCCGCGGTGAGCAGCGCCAGCAGCACGGCCGCTCCCGGAGCGGTCCACGGCAGCAGCACCGCCACCGGCAGCAACGCCGCCACCGCGATCCGGGGTGCCTGGTCGGACACCCGCAGGCAGATCCGCAGCCGGTGCTGGCCCTGACCGGCGAGCACGGCCAGGACCGCCAGGCCGTAGGCGGCCCCGGCCGGCACCGGCACCTGCGCGAGCACCGCCGGCACCACCACCGCCACCAGATCGGTGACCGGCAGCGCCGACGCCTTCACCACCCGCGTGGACCGCGCGTCGCACGGGTGCTCGCGGGTGAGCGAGGGCAGCGCGGCGGTGAAGCCGCCGTGCTCGGATCGCAGGCCGGGGGCGCTCATCTACCGACGCCTCCCACCGCCATGCGGCGGGAGCGCAGCGCCGACAGCCGCCCGCTGACCTGCCGCACCGCGTAGTCGGCCCCGTAGACGAAGCGCATGACCGGTCCGTGCTCCGGGGCCACGACCGCGCCGACGAAGAACAGGCCGGGGACCGAGGACTGGAAGTCGCGGCCCACCCGCGGCGTACCCGCGAGCGTGCTCAGCCGCGAGCGCAGTTGCGGTCCCACGAACGACAACCGCGCCAGGTTGGGCGGATAGCCGGTCGCGCCGATGACGTGGTCGGCCTCGAACTCCCGCCTGCCGTGCCCGTTGGCCCGCACCCCGAGCCGGACGCGGTGCCCGTCCTGTGCCGCCCAGTCGATCCCGTGGGACAGCCGGACCGGGAACTTGCCCTCGACGCGCTCGCGCAGCCACCAGGCCCCCGCCGGCCCCAGCGCGGTGCGCGCCCGGTAGACCCTGGTCTGCTTCGGCAACCGCCGGAACAGCCGTGGGTGCTCGGAGTAGAACCAGGTCGAGAGCCCCGAACCGAGACCGGCCTCGGGTTCCCGCATGCGTTGCAGCAACGGGCGGTCCGGCAGCAGCGGTCGCCCGTTCCACACCAGACCGTCCGCGCGCACGAGCATCTGCGTGCGTGCCCCGTGCTCGTGCAGCAGCGCCGCCGTCTCCAGCGCCGACTGCCCCGCCCCGACGACGATCACCTCCCGGTCCTGGAACACGCTGAGGTCGGTGTGCTCGGAGCTGTGCGTGCACAGCTCGGTCGGCAGGTCCTCCAGCACCTCGGGCAGGCGGGCGAAGTGCTCGACACCGGCTGCCACCACCACGTTGCGGGCGCGGACCTGCTCACCGTCGGCCAGGGTCAGGTCGAAGTGCTCGTCGCGCCTGCGCACGTCGGTGACCAGCCGCTCGTCGACCTCCAGCCCCCGGTCGAGCCGGAACCACTCGCCGTAGGAGACGAAGGTGTCCAGCGACACCGGCACCCCGTAGTCGGCGTAGGTACGGCCGGTCTCGCGGCAGAAGTTGCGCAGCGAGTGCGTCCCGTCCGGATCGGACAGGTTGGAGGCGAACCCCTGCGACTTCAGGTACATGCCGCGCGGCATCGCCGTGCGCCACAGCCCCATCGGGACGCCGAACTGCCGGTAGGACACCCCGTTGGCGCGCAGATGCGCGGCCAGCGACAGCCCGTACGGCCCGGCGCCGACGATGGCCACGTCGACGAGGTCGTAGTCGTTCATACCTTTTTCTCCTTTCCCGGGCGAAAATGCAGCCGCCGCAACGGGCGAGTAGCCG is a window of Saccharopolyspora erythraea NRRL 2338 DNA encoding:
- a CDS encoding glycosyltransferase; amino-acid sequence: MKVLHVITGLGVGGAELQLRSVLQHTRHDSDVVALYNPGDVASMIRSDGVRVRDLGMTSNTQLSAVLRLRELIRDERYDVVHTHLYRACVYGRLAARLAGTKVVVTTEHSIGETHLERRRMTLGVRALYLGTDLCSDATIAVSDTVATRLVNWGVRPRKITVIPNGVDFGRVRFDAEARGRVRAEHGIPPDAFVVGVLGRLDPNKRFNLVIDAMAPLVDQRTKLLLVGDGADRERLEKLVRAHGISDHVVFAGERHDVAAMLSSLDLFVASSAQETFGLSVLEALANGMPALYTTCPAMDGIDTDRARQVPGDPERMRAEIAREISERRPRADVPEIRRRYGIEAVTGRIDDLYARLGEAQR
- a CDS encoding sugar transferase produces the protein MSAPGLRSEHGGFTAALPSLTREHPCDARSTRVVKASALPVTDLVAVVVPAVLAQVPVPAGAAYGLAVLAVLAGQGQHRLRICLRVSDQAPRIAVAALLPVAVLLPWTAPGAAVLLALLTAGALVTARGAAYGLLRAAHRRGRLVEPALVVGSGDEAARIAGLLAEHPECGLRSAGWVAGGGFGAVRGLPALGGVADLAGVIARYRIARVLVCAPEGDDGALVAAVRACRSVGVDFCLVPRPGELGLAVPRACLDEIWGVVLVPLRRPNLLSAVAKRAFDLVVGTVLLVLLAPVLLVLAGIVRGCGKATTFFCQWRVSRTGRLVRVVKLRTLVDTGEKWAVAADQCTALGRWLRGTHLDELPQLVNVLRGEMSLVGPRPERPYYAKRFAGEIPHYADRHRMPGGMTGWAQVHGLHGDTSIPDRARFDNQYIEYWSLWMDLVVVARTVAIVARAMGGRR
- a CDS encoding NAD(P)-binding domain-containing protein yields the protein MNDYDLVDVAIVGAGPYGLSLAAHLRANGVSYRQFGVPMGLWRTAMPRGMYLKSQGFASNLSDPDGTHSLRNFCRETGRTYADYGVPVSLDTFVSYGEWFRLDRGLEVDERLVTDVRRRDEHFDLTLADGEQVRARNVVVAAGVEHFARLPEVLEDLPTELCTHSSEHTDLSVFQDREVIVVGAGQSALETAALLHEHGARTQMLVRADGLVWNGRPLLPDRPLLQRMREPEAGLGSGLSTWFYSEHPRLFRRLPKQTRVYRARTALGPAGAWWLRERVEGKFPVRLSHGIDWAAQDGHRVRLGVRANGHGRREFEADHVIGATGYPPNLARLSFVGPQLRSRLSTLAGTPRVGRDFQSSVPGLFFVGAVVAPEHGPVMRFVYGADYAVRQVSGRLSALRSRRMAVGGVGR